TGTCGTGTTTGATGCTGGTACCGAGTTTGCGTTGGGAGGCGGAAATATTTTCACGCAAGGTCCATAAGTCGGAGCGCTCTTGCTCGGATTGCGCCAAGATACTGTTTTCCCATCCGTTTTGATAGAGAAATTCGGCAAGCTTTTCATCCAGTCCGGCATCAGGAACGGAATCTGCGAGTTCAATTAAAATATGCCATTCCGCATCGGCAGGCTTTTTGAGTTGGCTGAATTCCGAAGATAAATCGAGGGCAAAGCGGCTGATCAGCTCGAAGCTGGTCAAGCGCTCGGCAAAATGGCCTTGTACCGCAGTCAAAAGCGAGACGGCGGATTCAATATCGTCTAAACTTACCCATGCTGTCGCTTTGGTTTTGGGCTGGGCAAAGAGTTTGAGTGTGGCGGCGGTAATAATGCCCAATGTTCCTTCGCTGCCGATAAAAAGATGGCGCAAATCGTAGCCGGTCGTGTTTTTGTGCAGGGGCTGAAGGTGGGAAACCAGTTCGCCGTTTGGTAAAACGACTTCCAAACCCAATACCAAATCACGCATGCTGCCGTAGCGCAAGACATTCAAACCGCCGGCATTACAGGCGATATTGCCGCCGATTTGGCAAGAGCCTTCGCTGGCAAGGCTGAGCGGAAACAGTCGTCCGGCTTCGGCTGCCGCCTTTTGAGCATTTTGCAAAATCACGCCAGCTTCAACCGTCATGCTGTTGTCGGCAAGGTTGATATCGCGGATGCGGTTTAGCTTGGAGAGGTTGAGCAGTACGCCCTCGGTGGTTACCGTTGCGCCGCATAATCCGGTATTGCCACCTTGCGGGGTGACACGGATGCGGTTTTCAAAACAGAAACGCATGATTTTCTGCACGCTTTCGACAGAGTTCGGCTGTAAGACAATATCCGGAGAAGAAGTAAAACGGCGGCGTTGGTCGTTTAACAAGGCCGGAGTGGCTTCGATGATTTCAGAGGCAGAAAGAAACGTTGCAAAACGGTCGTGAAGGTGCATG
This genomic interval from Neisseria sp. Marseille-Q5346 contains the following:
- a CDS encoding FAD-binding oxidoreductase, which translates into the protein MHLHDRFATFLSASEIIEATPALLNDQRRRFTSSPDIVLQPNSVESVQKIMRFCFENRIRVTPQGGNTGLCGATVTTEGVLLNLSKLNRIRDINLADNSMTVEAGVILQNAQKAAAEAGRLFPLSLASEGSCQIGGNIACNAGGLNVLRYGSMRDLVLGLEVVLPNGELVSHLQPLHKNTTGYDLRHLFIGSEGTLGIITAATLKLFAQPKTKATAWVSLDDIESAVSLLTAVQGHFAERLTSFELISRFALDLSSEFSQLKKPADAEWHILIELADSVPDAGLDEKLAEFLYQNGWENSILAQSEQERSDLWTLRENISASQRKLGTSIKHDIAVPIAQVAAFIRQCAPDLETRFPGIQIVCFGHLGDGSLHYNTFLPNVLSNEAYQYEDAVNTIVYENILACHGTIAAEHGVGIIKKHWLPRVRTQAELVLMHAIKNQLDPYGIMNPDKLLPSLD